Proteins found in one Streptomyces sp. NBC_00461 genomic segment:
- a CDS encoding carbohydrate kinase family protein translates to MDDDRPDVLLTGLLFYDLVLTGLGKAPTPGEEIWTAGMGCGPGGIANLAVAASRLGLRTSLATVFGDDFYGEYCRDILCDQEDIDLSLSRTADGWPTPVTVSLAHGHDRALVTHGQEPPYSQDALVGDPPEARVALVHIEAEPREWLAKAAANGTQIYADVGWDPTQQWSTDLLDQLRICHAFLPNETEAMAYTRTDSALAALGTLSELVPVAVVTRGGDGAVAVDQTTGEYAEVPALDVDVLDATGAGDVFGASFAAASLGGWPLAERLRFAVLSAGLSVKQHGGALAAPGWYGVDRWWRSLTDPELKQAYGFLSDRIPADVGPPVRYAPVTPPAHQASVGPRASERLR, encoded by the coding sequence GTGGACGACGACAGGCCCGATGTGCTGCTGACCGGGCTGCTCTTCTACGACCTCGTCCTCACCGGGCTCGGGAAGGCGCCGACGCCGGGCGAGGAGATCTGGACGGCCGGCATGGGCTGCGGCCCCGGCGGCATCGCGAACCTCGCGGTGGCCGCGTCCCGCCTCGGCCTGCGCACCTCACTGGCCACGGTCTTCGGCGACGACTTCTACGGCGAGTACTGCCGGGACATCCTGTGCGACCAGGAGGACATCGACCTCTCGCTCTCCCGCACCGCGGACGGCTGGCCCACCCCCGTCACCGTCTCCCTCGCGCACGGTCACGACCGTGCCCTCGTCACCCACGGCCAGGAACCCCCGTACTCGCAGGACGCGCTGGTGGGCGACCCGCCCGAGGCGCGCGTCGCACTCGTGCACATCGAGGCCGAGCCCCGCGAGTGGCTCGCCAAGGCCGCCGCGAACGGCACGCAGATCTACGCCGACGTCGGCTGGGACCCCACCCAGCAGTGGTCCACCGACCTCCTCGACCAACTGAGGATCTGCCACGCCTTCCTCCCGAACGAGACCGAGGCGATGGCCTACACCCGTACCGACAGCGCGCTCGCGGCGCTCGGCACGCTCTCCGAGCTGGTGCCGGTGGCCGTGGTCACACGGGGCGGCGACGGCGCGGTGGCCGTCGACCAGACGACCGGCGAGTACGCGGAGGTCCCGGCGCTCGACGTCGACGTCCTGGACGCGACGGGCGCCGGTGACGTCTTCGGCGCGAGCTTCGCCGCGGCCTCCCTCGGCGGCTGGCCGCTCGCGGAGCGGCTGCGGTTCGCCGTTCTCTCGGCCGGTCTGTCGGTCAAGCAGCACGGCGGGGCGCTCGCCGCCCCCGGCTGGTACGGCGTCGACCGCTGGTGGCGCTCCCTGACCGACCCGGAGCTGAAGCAGGCGTACGGCTTCCTCTCCGACCGCATACCGGCGGACGTCGGCCCGCCGGTGCGGTACGCGCCGGTGACCCCACCCGCCCATCAGGCGTCCGTCGGCCCACGCGCCTCCGAACGGCTGCGCTGA
- a CDS encoding DeoR/GlpR family DNA-binding transcription regulator, with translation MLAERRHQLILRALRSGGPAAVTDLSEQLGVSPATVRRDLVKLEDDGLLTRVHGGAVVDEGDQPFAEVAEMRVAEKDAIAARAAAMVRDGQSVLLDIGTTAFRLARQLHGRRLTVITSNLVVYEELADDEGIELVLLGGMVRREYRSLVGFLTEDNLRQLHADWLFLGTSGVRPGGQVMDTTVVEVPVKRAMIKASERVVLLADSAKFPGTGMAKVCGPEALDVVVTNTPADPATSASLQEAGVEVVVAGKVQA, from the coding sequence GTGCTGGCAGAACGACGACATCAACTCATCCTGCGGGCCCTGCGCTCCGGCGGTCCCGCGGCTGTGACCGACCTCTCCGAGCAGCTGGGTGTGAGCCCCGCCACGGTCAGGCGCGACCTGGTCAAGCTGGAGGACGACGGACTGCTCACGCGTGTGCACGGCGGTGCCGTCGTCGACGAGGGCGACCAGCCCTTCGCCGAGGTCGCCGAGATGCGCGTGGCGGAGAAGGACGCCATAGCGGCGCGCGCCGCGGCGATGGTCCGGGACGGCCAGTCGGTACTCCTCGACATCGGCACCACCGCCTTCCGGCTGGCCCGCCAGCTGCACGGCCGCCGCCTCACCGTGATCACCAGCAACCTGGTGGTCTACGAGGAGCTCGCCGACGACGAGGGCATAGAGCTGGTGCTGCTGGGCGGGATGGTCCGCCGGGAGTACCGCTCCCTGGTCGGCTTCCTGACCGAGGACAATCTCCGCCAGCTGCATGCCGACTGGCTCTTCCTCGGCACCAGTGGAGTGCGTCCCGGTGGGCAGGTGATGGACACGACCGTCGTCGAGGTGCCGGTCAAGCGCGCCATGATCAAGGCGAGCGAGCGGGTCGTCCTGCTGGCCGACTCGGCCAAGTTCCCGGGTACGGGCATGGCGAAGGTCTGCGGTCCCGAGGCCCTGGACGTGGTGGTGACGAACACGCCGGCCGACCCGGCGACCAGCGCCTCCCTTCAGGAGGCGGGTGTCGAGGTGGTCGTGGCAGGAAAGGTGCAAGCGTGA
- a CDS encoding 6-phospho-beta-glucosidase, with protein MRLTILGGGGFRVPLVYGALLGDRGEGRVTEVVLHDLDAGRLSAVSRVLAEQAAGVADAPSVTATTDLDEALRGADFVFSAIRVGGLEGRANDERVALAEGVLGQETVGAGGIAFGLRTVPVAVDIARRVARLAPDAWVINFTNPAGLVTEAMSRHLGDRVIGICDSPVGLGRRIARVLGGNPKEAWIDYVGLNHLGWVRGLHIAGRDELPRLLADPDLLGSFEEGKLFGVDWLQSLGAIPNEYLHYYYFNREAVRAYQQAEKTRGAFLRDQQAHFYEEMRDPDAHALTAWDRTRAEREATYMAENRESAGAGERDADDLSGGYEKVALALMRAIARDERTTLILNVRNRGTLSVLDAEAVIEVPCLVDANGAHPVTVAPLPEHATGLVCAVKAVEREVLAAAESGSRTTAVKAFALHPLVDSVNVARRLVEGYTDVHPGLAYLR; from the coding sequence GTGAGGCTGACGATTCTGGGCGGCGGCGGGTTCCGGGTGCCGCTCGTGTACGGGGCGCTCCTGGGGGACCGGGGCGAGGGGCGGGTCACGGAGGTCGTGCTGCACGATCTGGACGCCGGCCGGCTGTCCGCGGTGTCCCGCGTGCTCGCCGAACAGGCGGCCGGTGTCGCCGACGCCCCCTCGGTGACGGCGACCACCGACCTCGACGAGGCACTGCGCGGCGCCGACTTCGTCTTCTCCGCGATCCGCGTCGGCGGCCTGGAGGGCAGGGCGAACGACGAGCGGGTGGCCCTGGCGGAGGGCGTCCTCGGCCAGGAGACGGTCGGCGCGGGCGGCATCGCCTTCGGCCTCAGGACCGTCCCGGTCGCCGTCGACATCGCCCGGCGCGTGGCCCGTCTCGCCCCCGACGCCTGGGTCATCAACTTCACCAACCCGGCCGGCCTGGTCACCGAGGCCATGTCCCGCCACCTCGGCGACCGTGTCATCGGCATCTGCGACTCACCGGTCGGCCTCGGCCGCCGTATCGCCCGGGTGCTCGGCGGGAACCCGAAGGAGGCCTGGATCGACTACGTCGGCCTCAACCACCTCGGCTGGGTCCGCGGCCTGCACATCGCGGGGCGTGACGAACTCCCGCGGCTGCTCGCTGACCCCGACCTGCTCGGCTCCTTCGAGGAGGGCAAGCTCTTCGGCGTCGACTGGCTGCAGTCCCTCGGCGCGATCCCCAACGAATACCTGCACTACTACTACTTCAACCGCGAGGCCGTCCGCGCCTACCAGCAGGCCGAGAAGACCCGCGGCGCCTTCCTGCGCGACCAGCAGGCCCACTTCTACGAGGAGATGCGCGACCCCGACGCGCACGCCCTGACCGCCTGGGACCGCACCCGCGCCGAGCGCGAGGCGACCTACATGGCCGAGAACCGGGAGAGCGCCGGCGCCGGCGAACGCGACGCCGACGACCTCTCCGGCGGCTACGAGAAGGTCGCCCTCGCCCTGATGCGGGCCATCGCCCGGGACGAGCGCACCACCCTGATCCTCAATGTCCGAAACCGCGGCACCCTCTCGGTGCTCGACGCCGAAGCCGTCATCGAGGTCCCGTGCCTGGTCGACGCCAACGGCGCGCACCCGGTCACCGTCGCCCCGCTGCCCGAGCACGCCACCGGCCTGGTCTGCGCGGTGAAGGCGGTCGAGCGCGAGGTGCTGGCCGCCGCGGAGTCCGGCTCCCGTACGACGGCCGTGAAGGCGTTCGCGCTGCACCCGCTGGTCGACTCGGTGAACGTGGCCCGACGGCTGGTCGAGGGATACACCGACGTGCACCCCGGACTGGCGTACCTTAGGTAG
- a CDS encoding alpha-mannosidase, producing MHDERRRIEERAERLHNQRIKPAIYAATVPLAVEAWQAPGEPVPFEEAAAAAYEPFAMNTPWGPPWGTTWFRMSGQVPAEWAGRRVETVIDLGFVGDWPGNQAEALVHLTDGTPLKAVNPLNQYVPIANPATGGEQIDYLVEAASNPDILANDFAAPTHLGDVLTAGDKPLYTFRRADLAVLDEEVFHLDLDLQVLRELMVHLAEHEPRRHEILHALDRAMDALDLDDVSGSAAAVREVLAPVLAKPAHASAHTISGVGHAHIDSAWLWPIRETKRKTSRTFSNVTSLADEYDEFIFACSQAQQYEWVRDNYPQVWARIQESVKKGQWAPVGGMWVESDGNLPGGEAVARQFIHGKRFFIEHFGIETKGVWLPDSFGYNAAYPQLAKLAGNEWFLTQKISWNQTNKFPHHTFWWEGIDGTRIFTHFPPVDTYNARFSGEEMDRAVRNYQEKGGGTRSLAPFGWGDGGGGPTREIMERARRLADLEGSPKVVVEHPDAFFAKAREEYPDAPVWNGELYLELHRATYTSQARTKQGNRRSEHKLREAELWATTAALYAPGYAYPYEKLDRLWKTVLLHQFHDILPGSSIAWVHREAEAEYARVAKELEELTAQAVAALGGGGSRVFNTSPYDRAEVVRTPEGLPAYVRVPASGSAPLVAAEPAQPVTADGRVLDNGLVRVEVAEDGTLSSVFDLRANREVLAEQGNLLRLHTDLPNYWDAWDIDKHYRNRYTDLLEPESVTVVEADPLVGAIRIERSFGKGSRITQTVTLRAGSARIDFETDIDWHEAEKILKAGFPVDIRAPHSSAEIQFGHVQRPTHTNTSWEAARFEVSGHRWVHIAEPGYGVAVINDSTYGHDVTRTVREDGGTTTRVSLSLVRAPRVPDPEADQGKHRFTYSLLPGAGIDDAVAEGYALNLPLRVADSAGAPEPVVSVDGEGVTVEAVKLADDASGDVVVRLYESRGGRAQGVLRTGFPLAGAQVTDLLERRLEDADVVDGGVPVELRPFQILTLRLRRG from the coding sequence ATGCACGACGAACGCCGCCGGATCGAGGAGCGCGCCGAGCGCCTCCACAACCAGCGCATCAAGCCCGCGATCTACGCGGCCACCGTCCCCCTGGCGGTCGAGGCCTGGCAGGCGCCGGGCGAGCCGGTCCCCTTCGAGGAGGCCGCGGCCGCCGCGTACGAGCCGTTCGCGATGAACACCCCGTGGGGCCCGCCCTGGGGCACGACCTGGTTCCGGATGAGCGGGCAGGTGCCCGCCGAGTGGGCCGGCCGGCGCGTCGAGACGGTCATCGACCTCGGCTTCGTGGGCGACTGGCCGGGCAACCAGGCCGAGGCGCTGGTCCACCTCACCGACGGGACGCCGCTGAAGGCGGTCAACCCGCTCAACCAGTACGTGCCGATCGCCAACCCGGCGACGGGCGGCGAGCAGATCGACTACCTGGTCGAGGCCGCCTCCAACCCCGACATCCTGGCCAACGACTTCGCCGCGCCCACGCATCTGGGCGACGTGCTGACCGCCGGCGACAAGCCGCTGTACACCTTCCGGCGCGCCGACCTCGCCGTCCTCGACGAGGAGGTCTTCCACCTCGACCTGGACCTCCAGGTACTGCGCGAGCTGATGGTCCACCTCGCCGAGCACGAGCCGCGCCGCCACGAGATCCTGCACGCCCTGGACCGGGCCATGGACGCCCTCGACCTGGACGACGTCTCCGGCAGCGCCGCCGCCGTCCGCGAGGTGCTCGCCCCTGTCCTCGCCAAGCCCGCGCACGCCAGCGCCCACACCATCTCCGGCGTCGGCCACGCGCACATCGACTCCGCCTGGCTGTGGCCCATCCGCGAGACCAAGCGCAAGACGTCCCGCACCTTCTCCAACGTCACCTCGCTCGCCGACGAGTACGACGAGTTCATCTTCGCCTGCTCCCAGGCCCAGCAGTACGAGTGGGTCCGCGACAACTACCCGCAGGTGTGGGCGCGCATCCAGGAGTCCGTGAAGAAGGGCCAGTGGGCGCCGGTCGGCGGCATGTGGGTCGAGTCCGACGGCAACCTGCCCGGCGGCGAGGCCGTCGCCCGCCAGTTCATCCACGGCAAGCGGTTCTTCATCGAGCACTTCGGCATCGAGACCAAGGGCGTCTGGCTGCCGGACTCCTTCGGCTACAACGCCGCCTACCCGCAGCTCGCCAAGCTCGCCGGCAACGAGTGGTTCCTCACCCAGAAGATCTCCTGGAACCAGACCAACAAGTTCCCCCACCACACCTTCTGGTGGGAGGGCATCGACGGCACCCGCATCTTCACCCACTTCCCGCCGGTCGACACCTACAACGCGCGCTTCAGCGGCGAGGAGATGGACCGCGCGGTACGCAACTACCAGGAGAAGGGCGGCGGTACGCGCTCCCTCGCCCCGTTCGGCTGGGGCGACGGCGGTGGCGGCCCCACCCGCGAGATCATGGAGCGGGCGCGCAGGCTCGCCGACCTGGAGGGCTCGCCCAAGGTCGTCGTCGAGCACCCCGACGCCTTCTTCGCCAAGGCCCGCGAGGAGTACCCGGACGCCCCGGTCTGGAACGGCGAGCTCTACCTGGAGCTGCACCGCGCCACCTACACCTCCCAGGCCCGCACCAAGCAGGGCAACCGCCGCTCCGAGCACAAGCTCCGCGAGGCCGAGCTGTGGGCGACGACGGCCGCACTGTACGCGCCGGGCTACGCCTACCCGTACGAGAAGCTGGACCGGCTGTGGAAGACGGTGCTGCTGCACCAGTTCCACGACATCCTGCCCGGCTCGTCGATCGCCTGGGTGCACCGCGAGGCGGAGGCCGAATACGCCCGGGTGGCAAAGGAGTTGGAGGAGCTGACGGCCCAGGCCGTGGCCGCGCTGGGCGGTGGCGGGAGCCGGGTCTTCAACACCAGCCCCTACGACCGCGCCGAAGTCGTCCGTACGCCCGAGGGCCTGCCCGCGTACGTGCGGGTGCCCGCGAGCGGCAGCGCGCCCCTCGTGGCCGCCGAGCCCGCACAGCCGGTGACGGCCGACGGCCGCGTCCTCGACAACGGCCTGGTCCGTGTCGAGGTCGCTGAGGACGGAACCCTGTCGTCCGTGTTCGACCTGCGGGCGAACCGCGAGGTCCTCGCCGAACAGGGCAATCTGCTCCGCCTGCACACCGACCTGCCCAACTACTGGGACGCCTGGGACATCGACAAGCACTACAGGAACCGCTACACGGACCTGCTGGAGCCCGAGTCGGTCACCGTGGTCGAGGCGGACCCGCTGGTCGGCGCCATCCGCATCGAGCGCTCCTTCGGCAAGGGCTCCAGGATCACCCAGACGGTCACGCTCCGGGCCGGCAGCGCCCGCATCGACTTCGAGACCGACATCGACTGGCACGAGGCCGAGAAGATCCTCAAGGCGGGCTTCCCGGTGGACATCCGGGCCCCGCACTCCTCCGCCGAGATCCAGTTCGGCCACGTCCAGCGGCCCACGCACACCAACACCAGCTGGGAGGCGGCCCGTTTCGAGGTCTCCGGCCACCGCTGGGTGCACATCGCCGAGCCCGGCTACGGCGTCGCCGTCATCAACGACTCGACCTACGGCCACGACGTGACCCGCACGGTCCGGGAGGACGGCGGCACGACGACCCGGGTCAGCCTCAGCCTGGTCCGCGCCCCGCGCGTGCCCGACCCCGAGGCTGACCAGGGCAAGCACCGCTTCACCTACTCCCTCCTCCCCGGCGCGGGCATCGACGACGCGGTCGCCGAGGGCTACGCCCTCAACCTCCCCCTGCGGGTGGCGGATTCGGCCGGCGCCCCGGAGCCGGTGGTCTCCGTGGACGGCGAGGGCGTCACCGTCGAGGCGGTCAAGCTCGCCGACGACGCCTCGGGCGATGTCGTCGTACGGCTCTACGAGTCCCGCGGCGGCCGCGCCCAGGGCGTCCTGCGCACCGGCTTCCCGCTCGCCGGCGCCCAGGTGACCGACCTGCTGGAACGGCGGCTGGAGGACGCGGACGTGGTCGACGGCGGCGTCCCCGTCGAGCTGCGGCCCTTCCAGATCCTGACGCTCCGACTGCGGAGGGGGTGA
- a CDS encoding alpha-L-fucosidase, with translation MPIQPWFTDAKLGIFVHWGIYAVDGVQESWSFYDDIVPHDQYMSQLDRFTGARYDPKAWADLFARAGAKYAVLTSRHHDGVALWDTQYGDLNLGRDYLTGYAEALRERGLKVGFYYSHSDWSHPDYASTRKPGRPPEQEDNRYSEVAAEHEDLDAWERFIAYRDGQITELASRYHPDLMWFDGEWDRSEEQWRIPELAALIRSYSPDVVFNARMLSEGDYATPEQGAPIVPPDGPWELCLTINDSWGYQHHDHNHKPLAQLIRYFTETIGAGGNLLLDVGPMEDGTIPQPQVERLEGLGEWIRKHEEAVYGTQRGLPPGHHYGPSTLSADRRTVYLTLFDIPRAEIGVRGLATAVRKVTVLGTGTELGHRVVGGLHDAVGVLWIDPPTEADLDPYATVLAVELEGDLELYRGSGRF, from the coding sequence GTGCCCATCCAACCGTGGTTCACCGACGCCAAGTTGGGGATCTTCGTCCACTGGGGCATCTACGCGGTCGACGGCGTACAGGAATCCTGGTCGTTCTACGACGACATCGTGCCGCACGACCAGTACATGTCCCAGCTCGACCGCTTCACCGGCGCCAGGTACGACCCGAAGGCCTGGGCGGACCTGTTCGCCCGGGCGGGCGCCAAGTACGCCGTCCTGACGAGCCGTCACCACGACGGCGTGGCCCTGTGGGACACGCAGTACGGCGACCTCAACCTCGGCCGGGACTACCTCACCGGCTACGCGGAGGCACTGCGCGAGAGGGGCCTCAAGGTCGGCTTCTACTACTCCCACTCCGACTGGAGCCACCCCGACTACGCCTCCACCCGCAAGCCGGGCCGCCCCCCGGAGCAGGAGGACAACCGCTACTCCGAGGTGGCGGCCGAGCACGAGGACCTGGACGCCTGGGAGCGGTTCATCGCCTACCGGGACGGCCAGATCACGGAGTTGGCCTCCCGCTACCACCCCGACCTGATGTGGTTCGACGGTGAGTGGGACCGCAGCGAGGAACAGTGGCGCATCCCCGAACTCGCCGCGCTCATCCGCTCGTACTCCCCGGATGTCGTCTTCAACGCCCGCATGCTCAGCGAGGGCGACTACGCCACCCCCGAGCAGGGCGCCCCCATCGTGCCGCCGGACGGCCCCTGGGAACTGTGCCTGACGATCAACGACTCATGGGGCTACCAGCACCACGACCACAACCACAAGCCGCTCGCCCAGCTGATCCGCTACTTCACCGAGACCATCGGCGCGGGCGGCAACCTGCTCCTCGATGTCGGCCCGATGGAGGACGGCACCATCCCGCAGCCGCAGGTCGAGCGTCTGGAAGGCCTGGGGGAGTGGATTCGCAAGCACGAGGAGGCGGTGTACGGGACGCAGCGCGGGCTGCCGCCCGGGCACCACTACGGTCCCAGCACCCTGTCCGCCGACCGCCGCACGGTGTACCTCACCCTGTTCGACATCCCGCGCGCCGAGATCGGCGTCCGGGGGCTGGCGACGGCGGTCCGCAAGGTCACCGTGCTCGGCACGGGTACCGAACTCGGCCACCGGGTGGTCGGCGGCCTGCACGACGCGGTCGGCGTGCTGTGGATCGACCCGCCGACGGAGGCGGACCTGGACCCGTACGCCACCGTACTGGCCGTCGAGTTGGAAGGGGATCTGGAGCTGTACCGGGGGTCGGGCCGGTTCTGA
- a CDS encoding carbohydrate binding domain-containing protein, whose product MRNSLGRHRRRLLALLGSAALALAGAIALPGTAQAANILTNSGFESGGLSPWSCTGNLGSVVSSPVHGGAKALQGAVSSSDNAQCSQTVAVRPNTTYSLSGWVRGSYVYLGVNGGASTWTTSPSAYSQLSVSFTTGASQTSATIYVHGWYAQGSYYADDISLDGPGGGGGSDNQAPSTPTGLTSTGKTSSSVSLKWNASTDNVGVTAYDIYSGSNNVLTVSGTSATVGGLSPSTGYSFTVKARDAAGNTSGASNAVSVTTDAGGGGGTGFKQAAPYLYEGWGDPPSPSTVMSATGVKWFTMAFVLDSGGCTPAWDGSRALTGGVDQTAINQIRSAGGDIVPSFGGWQGSKLGANCSSASALAGALQKVIDAYSLKAIDMDIENSDEFENEAVQAKILTALKTVKANNPGLKTIVTFGTSTTGPTYYGNRLIEQAQSLGAGIDVFTIMPFDFGGGSDMYGNTVNAAEGLKAKLKSTFGWDDATAYSHIGISGMNGLSDQQETTTPAIWTQIKDWSNSHHIARLAFWSVNRDRPCPGGGVVSNCSGISQNNWQFTSITAGFTG is encoded by the coding sequence GTGCGCAACTCACTCGGACGTCACAGACGTCGGCTCCTCGCACTGCTCGGCTCCGCCGCACTCGCGCTCGCCGGGGCCATCGCTCTTCCCGGTACGGCCCAAGCGGCCAACATCCTGACCAACTCCGGCTTCGAGTCGGGCGGCCTCTCCCCGTGGAGCTGCACCGGCAACCTCGGCTCAGTCGTCTCCTCCCCCGTGCACGGGGGCGCCAAAGCCCTGCAGGGCGCGGTGAGTTCGAGCGACAACGCGCAGTGCAGCCAGACGGTCGCGGTCCGGCCGAACACCACGTACTCGCTCAGCGGCTGGGTGCGCGGCTCGTACGTCTACCTCGGCGTGAACGGCGGCGCCTCCACCTGGACGACGTCCCCGTCGGCGTACAGCCAGCTGTCCGTCTCCTTCACGACCGGCGCCTCGCAGACCAGCGCGACGATCTACGTCCACGGCTGGTACGCCCAGGGCAGCTACTACGCCGACGACATCAGCCTGGACGGGCCCGGCGGCGGTGGCGGCTCGGACAACCAGGCGCCCAGCACGCCGACCGGGCTGACCTCCACCGGCAAGACGTCATCGAGCGTGTCACTGAAGTGGAACGCCTCGACGGACAACGTGGGCGTCACGGCGTATGACATCTACAGCGGTTCGAACAACGTCCTCACCGTCTCCGGCACGTCCGCCACGGTCGGCGGGCTGTCGCCCAGCACCGGATACAGCTTCACCGTCAAGGCGCGGGACGCGGCCGGGAACACCTCCGGGGCCTCCAATGCCGTGAGCGTGACGACGGACGCGGGCGGCGGTGGCGGGACCGGATTCAAGCAGGCGGCGCCGTATCTGTACGAGGGCTGGGGCGATCCGCCGAGCCCGAGCACGGTGATGAGCGCGACCGGCGTCAAGTGGTTCACGATGGCCTTCGTGCTGGACTCGGGCGGCTGCACCCCGGCCTGGGACGGCAGCCGGGCACTGACCGGTGGCGTCGACCAGACCGCCATCAACCAGATCCGGTCCGCCGGCGGTGACATCGTGCCGTCGTTCGGCGGCTGGCAGGGCAGCAAGCTCGGCGCCAACTGCTCCTCCGCGAGCGCACTCGCCGGGGCCCTGCAGAAGGTGATCGACGCCTACTCGCTCAAGGCGATCGACATGGACATCGAGAACTCGGACGAGTTCGAGAACGAGGCCGTCCAGGCGAAGATCCTGACCGCCCTCAAGACGGTCAAGGCGAACAACCCTGGCCTGAAGACCATCGTCACCTTCGGTACGTCGACCACCGGCCCGACGTACTACGGCAACCGGCTCATCGAGCAGGCGCAGTCGCTCGGCGCGGGCATCGACGTCTTCACGATCATGCCGTTCGACTTCGGCGGCGGCTCCGACATGTACGGCAACACCGTGAACGCGGCCGAGGGTCTGAAGGCCAAGCTGAAGTCGACCTTCGGCTGGGACGACGCCACCGCCTACTCCCACATCGGCATCTCGGGCATGAACGGCCTGTCCGACCAGCAGGAGACGACCACTCCGGCGATCTGGACCCAGATCAAGGACTGGTCGAACTCCCACCACATCGCGCGGCTCGCCTTCTGGTCGGTCAACCGCGACCGGCCGTGCCCGGGCGGGGGCGTGGTGAGCAACTGCTCCGGCATCAGCCAGAACAACTGGCAGTTCACCTCGATCACGGCCGGCTTCACCGGCTGA
- a CDS encoding ATP-grasp domain-containing protein yields the protein MVSRVRVWLNRTYAENVFFMDQLRRNPSDRAVEIHATHGDADSPVLAAADTADLEPEGLSPAGYVEFALAQCRRRGIDVFVPRLHQSAIVAHRADFEAAGTALLAPPPEAVAVFEDKVIAYEAMEAIGAPVPPWWRVRSADELVAAVEELEAGGHKACFKPASGAGGVGFRVITRAPFSMAQLNGFPSPYVPMDLVVEALRQAEESVDWLVMPRLEQPEVSVDCLTGPDDRVRLAIGRTKNGRRRGFTLHEQWLEPARLIAESFGLHYLSNIQFRMYGDRPVLMDVNTRPAGGLHQLSLCGVNAPWAAVQLALGEDPGEMAPPFLGQDYTVVSAPRQLRPVTLPQQRAEAPSEALLPAVPAPVDSVEVAGEVLPL from the coding sequence ATGGTCTCTCGCGTACGCGTCTGGCTCAACCGCACGTACGCGGAGAACGTGTTCTTCATGGATCAGCTGCGACGAAATCCCAGCGATCGGGCGGTCGAGATCCATGCGACGCACGGGGACGCGGACTCTCCCGTGCTGGCCGCCGCCGACACCGCCGACCTGGAGCCGGAAGGCCTGTCTCCCGCCGGGTACGTGGAGTTCGCGCTGGCCCAGTGCCGGCGTCGCGGGATCGACGTGTTCGTGCCACGGCTGCACCAGTCGGCGATCGTGGCGCACCGCGCCGATTTCGAGGCGGCCGGTACGGCGCTGCTCGCGCCGCCGCCGGAGGCCGTGGCCGTCTTCGAGGACAAGGTGATCGCCTACGAGGCCATGGAGGCGATCGGGGCACCGGTGCCGCCGTGGTGGCGGGTGCGGTCGGCGGATGAACTCGTCGCGGCCGTCGAGGAGTTGGAGGCGGGCGGGCACAAGGCGTGCTTCAAGCCGGCGTCCGGTGCGGGCGGGGTGGGCTTCCGTGTGATCACGCGCGCTCCGTTCTCGATGGCGCAGCTGAACGGCTTCCCGAGCCCGTATGTGCCGATGGACCTCGTCGTGGAGGCGCTGCGGCAGGCCGAGGAGTCTGTCGACTGGCTGGTGATGCCGCGTCTGGAGCAGCCGGAGGTGTCGGTGGACTGTCTCACCGGGCCCGACGACCGGGTGCGGCTGGCGATCGGACGCACCAAGAACGGCCGGCGGCGCGGGTTCACGCTGCACGAGCAGTGGCTGGAGCCGGCGCGGCTGATCGCGGAGAGCTTCGGGCTGCACTACCTGTCCAACATCCAGTTCCGGATGTACGGCGACCGGCCGGTGCTGATGGATGTGAACACGCGGCCGGCCGGCGGCCTTCACCAGCTGTCGCTGTGCGGGGTCAACGCACCTTGGGCGGCGGTGCAGTTGGCTCTCGGGGAGGATCCGGGCGAGATGGCTCCGCCGTTCCTGGGGCAGGACTACACGGTGGTTTCCGCGCCGCGGCAGTTGCGGCCGGTGACCTTGCCGCAGCAGCGGGCCGAGGCGCCGAGCGAGGCGTTGCTGCCGGCCGTTCCTGCGCCGGTCGACTCCGTCGAGGTCGCGGGTGAGGTACTGCCGCTTTAG